Proteins found in one Sphaeramia orbicularis chromosome 8, fSphaOr1.1, whole genome shotgun sequence genomic segment:
- the LOC115424670 gene encoding neurexophilin-1-like, with translation MMRPNRGFILLLLNGTACLVALGQEEDSSSPKSSSDDSSSSKTVGLLSGQTPLSPLSRWMLHSKSRAANATSLELPYRSPVPFAKQEFSKQEFWEMLGSDLLKPDASSSRVKRRPIVKTGKFKKMFGWGDFYSNIKTVRLNLLITGKIVDHGNGTFSVYFRHNSTGQGNISVSLVPPVKAVEFDLERQSVVYPKDSKIFNCRVDYEKVDRSKRTSLCNYDPSKTCFQEQIQSHVSWICSKPFKVICIYISFYSTDYRLVQKVCPDYNYHNEMPYLPSG, from the coding sequence GTGGCCTTGGGTCAAGAAGAAGACTCGTCCAGCCCCAAGAGTTCTTCAGACGACTCCTCCTCTTCCAAGACGGTGGGCCTCCTGAGCGGGCAGACTCCCCTCTCGCCTCTGAGTCGCTGGATGCTCCACAGTAAAAGCCGAGCCGCCAACGCCACCTCCCTGGAACTGCCCTACCGCTCCCCGGTCCCCTTCGCCAAGCAGGAGTTTTCTAAACAGGAGTTCTGGGAGATGTTGGGCAGCGACCTTCTGAAGCCCGACGCCTCGAGCTCTAGGGTCAAACGCCGGCCCATCGTCAAAACCGGCAAGTTCAAGAAGATGTTCGGCTGGGGAGACTTCTACTCCAACATCAAGACGGTGCGGCTTAACCTGCTGATCACCGGCAAGATCGTGGACCACGGTAATGGCACGTTCAGCGTCTACTTCCGCCACAACTCCACAGGCCAGGGCAACATCTCGGTCAGCCTGGTGCCTCCCGTCAAAGCGGTGGAGTTCGACCTGGAGCGCCAGAGCGTAGTCTACCCCAAGGACTCCAAGATCTTCAACTGCCGCGTGGACTATGAGAAGGTGGATCGCAGCAAGCGCACCTCGCTGTGCAACTACGACCCGTCCAAGACCTGCTTCCAGGAGCAGATCCAGAGCCACGTGTCTTGGATTTGCTCCAAGCCTTTCAAAGTCATCTGTATCTACATTTCTTTCTACAGTACGGACTACCGCCTGGTCCAGAAGGTTTGCCCGGACTATAACTACCATAACGAGATGCCCTACCTGCCTTCGGGCTAG